Genomic window (Phragmites australis chromosome 5, lpPhrAust1.1, whole genome shotgun sequence):
AGATGGTTTACAACAACAAGCGGGGGACGAAGAGACTACGCCAACGCAATGGTAGACGCACACGACACGCGCGGCCACGCACGGCATGGCCACGGACGCGAACTACAACGACCACCTACACAAGCGACTAAAACGCGAAGAAGAAAGACAACTCAGAACTGGCCAAGGCTGTGAGACATGAGCACAGCCACGGCACACACTACATTGACAAATTCGCCTACTTGTACTTGATGGTAACTCTAGCAACGGCACTGCAGTAAGCCTTCTTGTGCCCAAATGCTCTCTCCTGCCTAAGGACTGATGACTAACCATAGATACGTAGATGGAGACTTGGTACGACGTTTTCCATCTTCTCTTCCTCATTTCTCCTCCCATTCCTGCAGTAAGTATGCATGATCGTCTTAGCTCGCTTTGCAGCTAGAACTTGTTGTTGTACCAAAAGACGCCCTTGCGGTCCTCGGGCTCGACGTAAATGCACTCCTTGGCCTCGCGCCAGGTCGCCTTGGCGACGGGCGTGGGGTCGAACTGGTAGTACTCGCCCAGGATGGGCTTGATCGCCTTGGTGGCCTCCATGGCGTGGTAGTGCGGCATGGTGGAGAAGAGGTGGTGCGCAACGTGCGTGTCCGTGATGTTGTGGAACACGCGGTTGAGGATGCCGTAGTCGCGGTCCATGGTGGCCAGCGCCCCGCGAAGCCAGTCCCACTCGCTCGAGTCGTAGTGGGGGAGCGCCGGGTGGGTGTGCTGCAGGTAGGTGATGAGCACCAACCACGCGTTCACGATCAACAATGGCACGGCGTAGACTCGCAACACCCACCAGAACCCGAACGCCGCCGCAATCTTGTACAGGGCGAACGACACGGCCATGACGCCGGCGTCCGAGATGAAGATCTGGGCGCGCTCCCGGTCGTTGTAGATCGGGCCGTAGGGGTCGTAGTGGCACGCGAAGCGCGGGTACGGACGGCCAGAGGCGTTCATCGCCAGGTACAGCGGCCACCCAAGGGTGAGTTGCACGACGATGTGCACCAGCCGGCCGATGGGGTTGTTGTACACGTACGGGGTGTACCACGGAAGCGCCTCCTTCTTCTTCGGGACGAACACCTCGTCGCGCTCCAGGGAGCCGGTGTTGGAGTGGTGGCGCCGGTGGCTGTACTTCCACGAGAAGTACGGCACGAGCAGCGACGAGTGCAGCACCAAGCCCACGATGTCGTCGAGAAGAGAGTAGTCCGAGAAGGCGTGGTGCCCGCACTCGTGCGCGATGACCCACACGCCGGTGCACACGCAGCCCTGTGCGACCCAGTAGAGCGGCCAGGCGGCGAAGTGGAGCACACTCGGAAGGGCGGGGATGCCGACCAGCGCGAAGTACAGGAGGCCCGCGACAATGATGAGGTCATGGACCACATAGGAGAAGGACTTTATCACCGAGCGATGGAAGCAGTGCGGCGGGATAGCCTTCTTGATCTGCCCCAGCGTGAACGGGGGCTTGTCCACCGGTGATCGCTGCACTACCGCACCGCCGCCGGCACGGCCAAGCAGCTCCTGCTTCTCCCGCTCCTTCTCCGTCATCCTGCCGCCGGCACCCATATTTCTGTTGACAACAAACACAAACACGATCAGTCAACAAGTTCATATCAGGAAGTGTGAACCGAGAACAAAAACTGCCATGAAAAAGAAATTTAGCAAGTTGACAGTAATTTGTTTATATTTTACGAGTGCACGAGGCAAGCATCAACATCCAAGAACCAGAGCACGGCACGAAGGGGTCCCCGTCCACGGGTGGCGCCGTGGCGGGTGCCGTGCATGATGCGATGCCACTTTCTTGGCTAAACATGGTTAAAAATATTCCTATATGACAAAGCAAGTTGGGGATTGCAGCATGTGCGAGCCCAATGGCATCTGTGATATCTTCTGATTCGCTTTCCAAGCGAGTGCATCGTAAGTTCACATGCATTGCTTCAGATCTGTCTTACCCTATGCTTCTGAATTACCACACAAACTATTCGACTGTAAATCTTTGCACTAAGACCCAGGATGATAAAAGAAAGCAGAAATATTAAAGATAGTAGGCCTTGTCACTTGTGATGTTGCGTGCCAACTAACAATCGCGTAGAGAAAAATGTGACGCGGCTCATAATTGGACGGCTTCCTTTACCGACGTAGTTTGAAGCCTAGAAACGTGTGCAGACGGCAGAGGCTACGTGCACCACCAGAAACGTGTGCAAAAGAAATTCATCACAAGTTTGAGGAAAAAATGGTAGTATATCTGATATGATAAGGTCATCAAATCCTACCATTTGTCCGTGGTTGAGACTAAGGAACAGTGGTAAACCTACGAACCCATTTGCTTTTTGTGCAAAAAATTGGAAGGATTCAGTTTTTATTGTCTTTTTGGCTCGTTTTGTTCCCAATTTTGGCAGTCTATGTTAACCAAAAGCTAGTTCAAATTTTGGCAATACCAAACTTTGCTACTACTGGATTCGTTCtgaaatagatgtcattttaaaCTTGATTTTATTCTAAAATATATGTCGTTTTATGTTTTTAAAGTGATGTTTTATTAGAGTACTCATATTAAAGACTATTAAAAAATGAAATTTCAATTTAATGAGAGTAATAAATGTATAACTTATATATCATCATCATTAATTAAATATAGAAGAAATCGAGAATTTATGCAGCATCCACTCCGGCATACGGCTACACATGTGCACCACAAGGTGGACTCGGATGCTGCCTCCCTTGGCCGAAGACACGAGCGTGCCGTCTAAGCACGGCCAACCACAGTCCAAACGGGGACAGAAATCAGATCCATCGATGGAGACGCTCTGCTGTGCTGATCCGATGCATTAATTCTGACAAGACGACTCTACCCGCCGATTAGGGTCTCTAACCCCGTGATTGGACTATCAGAGAATAGCAAACGGCACATGTGGCTATCGAATCTCACCGCACCCAGATCTGCTGATCCACGCCTTTGGACGCCTGTTCGTGTCCAGCTAAGTTATCTACGGCTGGAACGGCGAACTGGAGAGTGAGACAGGCCATCATGTGGACCTGGACTCGGTGCCACCCATGCAGGCTTTGCAGGCGGTGACCCCTGTGCCTTGTACCGTTGCGCAGACACACACCAGTGGCCTGACGCTAGGATTACACGCAGCACTACAGCGAGCCGGAGCAGGCAAGTTTTTTCCATTCCAGTTTTGACCCTACATGCTAAGGAAGAGACAATCGCCACCGTCCAAGGACGACGAACGGAATCTGACGGTGGAGCGTCGTTAATCACGATGCCATTTTATAtagggaaaaatgcacaaacccccCCATAAGTCACTCCATTTTTTAGATTCACCCCCATAagctattttgttgcaaaaactcccccaacagtaatttagatttgcaaaaacccccccagcaattgtttaatgcagaaaataggttttctttaatataaaaaatatgtaaattctttaataatttagataaaggttttaaaaatgattcctttggtgaaataaataaaatgaaatatttttaattctattaatcttatatatatgtttttcaatgataaaataaatgttttaattatgtcCCTTAGAGGAATaaggatataattttatttattatttgtgttcaCAAATAACGACAAATCAATGGAGACTGATGCTAAATCTTGCCGAACTCTTTGCATCTACGGAAGAGAGGCCGAGCGCTAGAATGCGACAAGTGCCATGCCAATGGGTAGGCCGGTCGGACAAATTAGAGAAGATTCCCTTTATACCATTGCAACTTATACGTTTGCCTTATGtgttatctaaaattaaaaacatagaaaacctagaaaaattaaaaattccctttattttctaattatttaccatttttccataattaaaaatatagaaaacctattaaaacattattctagattttctaattttttctcataattaaaacatttattttatcattgaaaaacatatatataagattgatagaattaaaaacatttcatttcatttatttcaccaaaggaatcatttttcaaaacctttatctaaattattaaagaatttacatattttttatattaaagaaaacctattttctggattaaacaattgctggggggtttgcaaatctaaattactgttgggtgggtttttgcaacaaaatggctTATGGGGGTGAATCTCAAAAATAGAGTGACTTATGGgggggtttgtgcatttttcccttttatATAGGTCACGCACCCCCGTCCtagcaggcggcggcggctcccgaGCGCATGACTGAGATGTGAAATAAAGGGCCTTTCTTTTTTCACCATTTTTTCTATCTAAATTAGCATTAAGTTCTCAGCAAATAGAGAACGAGAAAGCATGTGCCATCCACtagaaaagataggtttttTTTATGTCACAAACTCACAATCAGTGACCAGAGCAACATCATTTTTCTTTGGAAACAACCATCGATCGTGCTGAAAGGTCAATTATCGTGTGGAGTCATCGCCAACCCCGCGCTTAGCTCAGGAAAAAATCAGAACAGTTGACCATCAAATGCAGAGCATCGGTGCGACGAAGCCTAGCATGGATGGAGGGGCCTGGGCTCCTGAAAAGCAGCcgaaagagagaaagaggtggCCTTTGTgggtaaaataaaaaagatgtaAAAGTGCCAGCTTTTCCATCAAGATTAACGGGAACTGCGAAAAAATTGGGGCCAAAGGTGGCATGTCATGTTTCCCAAAAGAGTGGTAACGGCAGAGGGGCAAAGATCATGGTCCCAAACTCCCGATGGACACAGACATATATGAACACTCGCAGAATCCAACAGATCTAATCAAAAAAATAAGCGCCCTTGCTGCGATTTCTATGGAACTACCTACATCAAAAGGCCTCACGGATGCGCGGCGGTGAGATCAACGTCGAGCTCGACCGGCACGCGCGACGGCAAGTTCGGCCACCGGCCACAACGGCGAACCTGCAGCGTGTTCCCCAGCGCCGCACCCCCAATATTTTCCCCAAACCGAACGCGACGGATCGACGACGAGCTTGGCCCGCCGTCGCGACGGCGAGTTCGGCAGCCAGATCGACAGCCGGCCAACAAGCCAATCGACCCGAATCGAAACAATCTATGAAACAGTGACAAGAAAAAGCAACCAGGGAACGCTAATGCGGGTACCTGAGACTGAGAAGGACGGCACAACTGGGATGGGCCGGAGCAGATCGGGCGGACACCGCACTGTTCCTCTCCCTCGTCTGTCCCCTTTCCTCCTCACCTCTCCTCGAGAGGAACGGGTGGTGGTCTATGCGAAAGGGGAGGAGGAGCCTGGCCGCCTCCGACTCCGCCGTGGGAGGCGCTATATAAAAGCACCCGTCCCCCTCGTCGCGGCACCCGCAACCTCCCTGGCGCGTGGGCCCGGCGGCCCAGATGGAACGCACTAACCACGTCGACCTTTGGGAAATCTGGCCCCGTACACGTGTAGCTTTCTGTTTCGCTCGTTCAGGGGAGGCGTGACCCAGATCACGCCGCACGGGACGCGGGGCGTCCATTGCTTGCATCCGGCAGACGGGAACGCCTCATGCGAACCGGAAGGAAAAATTCCACTTGCTCGGGCAAGATTGTTAATTTCTATTAGGATTTATATGGGAGAGTAGGTAAAAAATATGAATTAACAAATAAATAGATATTAAATAACAGGAATAAAAAACGAGATAAACGGTATATCCACACTCCCACGTGAAATTACCTTTCCCATATAAACCCGAGAAATTGACAAGAGAAATTGCCCTATGTATATACTCCTTGGCATATTGAGTTCTTTCTCTtgtcacatttgcaaaagaaaatattgcTTTTTGTGATAGCATTGTGGGGAAAGTGAGCCGTGCGCTTCATTTTAGCTTGAACATTTCTCCTCCCAAGACTTCACTAGCAAAATATTATCACCCTTTTGaaacaaatgaaaaataaaGGGAATTTGAAAGCATCGGTTTTTATGCGAAAATATCTTGTGGCCATTTGTAACAGAGGAATGAACCTCTCGAGCTCTAACGAAATTTCTATGGAATGCTTTGTTCCATGCGAATCTCctgaaaaaaatcatttgtgtaGCTCTTTCTCTTCTGATTCATGTGTTTTACTTGCGTTCCGTCGGTCATTCCTACCGTGCTTTGCAATCGGCTATTTCACGCTTGTATTCTTGTCAAAATCATGTGTTTTCCTATTCTTGTATTTTTTCCATTCATGTGTTCCAAAGAACCTTTTGTGCGGGCTATTAGCTAAGATTGTTGTTATGTGTAGACATTTTTTGCGACTGCTAACTACTTTGTCAACTCATATGTAACGTATTTAATCATATTTCTAATATTTCTGTTGTCAAATAGATAATGTTTAGGGATATGTGTAATCAAACTTTAGAACTTTGTCCACCTATATACATAAAAATATTAAGatttatcacataaaaataatattagttGATTTGTGATAATGGAAAATACTTTCAATTGAttatattttctagaattttttataacaaaTAGTTAGAAAAAACAACGATCAGACCTTATTCTAAAGGTCAACTcaacaagtaaaaaagaataaGGATATTATTAGATATGGTTGGTTTActtacatgcacatatataccAAATCGACCTCTCTGATATAATAAATGGCTTTTGTTATATCAGTCGTGTGGTTCCTGTAGACGCAATAGCTCCTCTTCATGCCTTCTTAATGATGGCAATGGTAGCCACGTGACGGCGTGTCCTGAACTGGATCAAGCAGATCACGCCCATGAGATCCATGAGGTCGGCATCCTCGTCGGCCCTCGGGGCTCGGGTAATCCGCCAGCTCGTGTGTTTTACAGCTTCAAAGTAAGATCTCAACTCCAAATTATTATTGGTGGGTAGATGTTTAGTAACAAACTCAGTCTCAGAAGGCTTTCCATCATATTTTTgattaattttataataatttttactATTTTCGACCTTTTATTCGTAGCTCATGACTGAAACtatataataataaatagtTATGTGCATGTCTTATATAGAGGTtagaataataaaatattttttacctaAAAAGTAATTAGAGAACCTGACCGAAACCCCTGTGAAACTACTTTGCATTAGAATATTCTGCAACAAGATGCCTGGATGCGAAAATTAAAACCATTTATTAATCATCTTTGCTTTTGGATAATACGTGTGATTTGACTTTGCCACTTCCTCGACATGAATTCCCTACATGGTGGAGGTATTCTATCTCGCAGCTGGACAAGCTCACCGATTTATTATATCCTGTTTGTCCCATCCAGGACTCCAAAAAAATATTCGCGGCAACAACTTTAATTGTACGCATGTGACCCAAGTTGCCGTATACTGTAGCTACTACATATACCTCGCCACTGTATGATCCATTAGTCGACTACTTGTGCTACAAAAATGCAACGGCAGTGTCGGTCTGCTACGTGAATATGTATGTGCAGAGATTCTTGTCTCGTGCAGCTTCCTGTGAATTTTTGGCTGGTCTTGCATGTGGCGCAGGATTACAATCGTTCAGTAGCGCAACACCGGTCACCGCCCACAGTGTTGACCGCCTGAAACAGGCAGCGAGGTGTGGCGTTTTACAGCCCGTGAGGAGGATCAAGCACGTATACGTGATCTGATCTGCAAAAACAATATGGACTAGACCCACAGATTAGGTGGGTTAATCAGGTATCTCTATGCGAAACCGGCTGGAAAACTACGCACGAAATCAACTAGACATGGCACGGATATACAGATGAAGGCTACATTTTTCGGTGGCTTAAGAGCGTCTCCAAAGCCTCTTTATTTAGTTCTCTATAACTAAATTTAGAGTTATAACTCAAAATTTTTCTCCAACAAATTTTGTATTTGATCCCAATCTTTATCGAGCTCATATCCCACCCCTTCCACTCGCTAGATTTTGAGAACGGGAGTCGACTCCCTATCCTCATTTTCGGCCATCCTGTGCCTTCTTCCCGCGccatccctccctccctcgccaGACCGGAGCCCACCCACGCACGGCCGCCCGCCCTCCGATGCCCTACCATGTCGGACCGCCGTACATCCCACGCCGCCCTCGTCGGACATCTCCCCAAAGCCCAAATccccaccaccatcacctacATTGCACGTCGTCGCCCGCGGTCTGCTAGCTGTCATCGGGGGCTTCATTGCTAGGAGCGCGAGGTGGGAGACAATGCCGTCTTTGTGTAGATCTACACTGCCAGAGCCGAGAAGAAACCCATCGCCGCCTTCATCCACCTCTCTGGTCGTCCGAGCCCCTGTCGTGCTAGTAAGGCCTCAGCCTACCCCTTTCCCTTCCATAGGCTCGGTAGCAAGTGTTGCCCAGCCTTCATGCGGCCGGATCTGTACCAAAAACCATGAACCGCCAAGGCGGCGAGGTGCTCGTTGTCGGTGCCCTCCTATCCCTATGTTGAGCGGACCGTTGTGCCGTGGAGAGGCGCAGCAACACTTAGATGACAATATTAATAGTAAATTATTGTGCTGATTCTAACTTCAAATTGAATGATACTTCTAAAAATATCAATTAATTactaacaaaagaaactacCGAGTAGATGTCAGTTTGGATCGACGGTGAAACGGCATCACCACAGTAAAGGATCATGTTTTTTGTTCCAATCACACACACAAGGAGGGGTGGCGCTGGAAGGGGAGGGGCGGCAGTGAGATGAGGCTGTGTAGCCGAACGGTTGGAAGTTACCTACGTAaaagaattttaaaatataGAGAGTTAAAAATAGAGCatatggtggaggaggaaagtttttatgagtaaatatttttaagatatcTATCTATAAGGATATAGGGAATCAATTTTAGAAGTCTCATAAGATACTTAAGAGTGCAGATCTCACGAGTACGGTGTAAGCGATCATCTGAAAGTCGTGTTAATAACTGGAATTTCTTCGGGGTTTGGTACGCGCGTTGTTCAACCTAACGCATGCATCGTCAAAGACAGGCAGAACATGCAGTACACGAGGCACCAAGGATTGGTCGGTGGAACTACACGTGCTCGGACAGATCGACGCATATGAAGTGTAATTCCGGctgttttatttgttttgaggATATATCTCATCATCGATTTTCCTTGTTGCAGTGCTTTACATAGAGCTGTCTGCTTTCATTTTGCTGTCCGTGTTTTTCTTTTGCCTTTTGCCGATGTTCCCACGCTGAAAGTGAAAGTGTTCTACTTCTGATCAGCGGATCGCCTCGGTCCATTCCCGTTAGCTGTGCAGAAATCATTTGAGTCATGTAGTCCAACCTGTGTCACTACGAACATGTGAAAGTGTTCTACTTCAATGCTCGGAAGTCTTTTCTGGTGTtgttcaaccccccccccccccccgccaaaAAAAAGGAGAGCCTTTACGGTACCATATACTACTCGTCTGTAGGGAGCAAGTATACATCAAATCTAGTCATCTATTTGTTAGGGTATTTTTACAATCGTTATGTTACGTGAGAGTTTTATTAGCCCTGCCATTTAGGTTAATTTGGTCTTTCTTCTGTAACACATCTACGGTGTCTGTGCCCTAATCTTCTTCGCTCACCGTGAGCAATATCGATGGTCGGCTTGGTTTAGCCTCCGCGGCGGGCTGCGCAAGCTCGGGGTGAGGCAGAGAgcggaaggaggaggagaggaacaCGACTGTAGCCTAATTTGGCAGCAACTACACTGTTGGATGCGGCGGGCCACGAGGGACGGACGGCATGGAGCGAAGCCGTGCATGGCCGGGACTACGCAGGCGAGTAGCGAatcactaccggagacggcttctttgccgagtgtcccagactttgccgcgtgctttttatcgggcactcggcaaagaggctatttgccgagtgccatagagaaagaactcggcaaacatctggcactcggcaaagaggctatttgccgagtgccagagagaaagaactcggcaaacatctggcactcggcaaaaaggctcctttcccgagtgtcattttttgacactcggtaaaccctattttttcacttttgacctccaaactttttctgcagtcctcatacagtacctggtggtcaaactttttctgcagtcctcatacaatacctggtgctccaagttcgtggaggctatttgccgagtgtcagagagaaagaactcggcaaacatatggcactcggcaaagaggctcctttcccgagtgtcattttttgacactcggcgaaccctatttttttttcacttttgacctccaaactttttctgcagtcctcatacaatacctggtactccatgttccaatgtggcacatttctcggactttttctatatttctttaatttatttcaattaattaaattttcttggataattcaaattataactgctagtcattcgaataatgaaaaaaatgaatggaaaactgatattcatgttatttagtataatgtgaggccgtatccaggaacagaccaccaatttcgaacatcttgttcacgaaacatgaccacgaacttgcgatcgagttgtttttaaattgtataaaaagcaaacgaagtccgaaaatcatgaaacttgtcaagatgtcatgatatcatatgtggaggctgtgataaaaatttgagaaggttttgcgcaagttgtcacgtacgatgcttgcaaaccgaagaatctccgaagaagtttaccgcaagttcgtggtcatgtttcgtgaacaagatgttcgaaatttgtggtctgttcctggatacggcctcacattatactaaataatatgaatatcatttttttcattcattttttttcattattcgaatgactagcagttataatttgaattatccaagaaaattcaattaattgaaataaattaaagaaatatagaaaaagtccgagaaatgtgccacattggaacatggagtaccaggtattgtatgaggactgcagaaaaagtttggaggtcaaaaatgaaaaaaaaatagagtttgccgagtgtcaaaacatgacactcggcaaaggaacctctttgccgagtgccaggacgtctggcactcggcaaataattttaatttttttttaaaaaaaacccctctttgccgagtgccagatcgggggcactcggtaAAGGGGGGATTTAACCCCCGGCCCAGCCGGCCCACACACACCGCACACACGCACCCGCCCCCGcccgcgccagcgccagcgccgccgccgccgccgcccccgcccgcgcccgcgccccgctccgccgccgcccactcccgcgcccgcgccgcccccagcgctgcgccgccggaggaggaggagaaagagaggaggaggaggaggagaggaggaagaaggaggaagagaaggaggaggaggaagaaggaggaaggaggaagaagaaggaggaggaggaggaggcgccccgGCCGCCGTTGTCACGTCCCCGATGCTTTCCCAGCCGTCGCCTTGTCCACCGGCGCCCTGGCCCCTTCACCACCGCCGCCCTACGACGCCCACTAGGTATGCcataccgtcgtcgtcgtcgtagtattactagtagttgcggtagtagtagtggtagagtagcagtggtggtagtctaagtagtcgtaggagtggttgtgacattgttatatatatgtggttggatataatcttgtgcatgtcggctatcgtgccgttggttttcttgcaggttttggaaacctcaccgtgcaggggaggtgctgccgaaattttgtattgacagttttatgtttttttttttgcagagaagagccagtcggagcggcgccggagtacctcggcgaccccgatcgccttccttgccgctgcgggtctgcctgcaccgcgtcgcctcgccactgcaccgacccgccacggccccgctagcctgactccaccgtcaccctaggtataacccctctttccgtatcatggtcgtagatcacgtaacccagttaggcgtctcccgttcgaaagagatacggttggaaatatgcagatattttcatatctaaaaccgtatctgtttcgaattgtccacgtttttGGACGGCCCgcggatgcgtaggtggggttagtttccatggtctgctccgatccgagacagagtttcggcatcatctccctgttgttctccggatacacactctccctagcaggacgtgtatttggagaacagcggggaggtgctgccaaaattctgtctcgaataggagtagagcatggaaactaacctcatctacgGATCCTCGCGTGGGATTAGGATCTATCCTCACCTATTAGATAGTAGGAACgtcgtgtagatgcaattgatgtttatattactcgccgctatatatgttagcgggtgaagcaagagctgtgggtaaatcttcctcgcactacattgctcaatacatcgtattcattggacattcttgaaataatgaatggatacatcgtgtttgtatgcaggatttctttagatgccaggacggacatgaggccagggcggatgcggtggctaccaaatgctgcaaaaaactcgtcgtggacatgcattacgaggcgcgcatccaggccgtcgtaacttaTCACGGGACCGTCCTTGaaacgaaggtcaccaaaagggacgcaagaaccatgacgctgacccgggaccagtacctgcaggtaaatacagaacattaatactgattccttttgagattaagtaggcttaatttcatcttctgatatgtcatgtacttgatggcctgtagatgattccttattggtgcgccgcgcatccccagtgctgggaacagatggtggacaagtggtgctcacgcgagtgggaggagacgcacaacttgtgccgggagcggcgtttgatgatgccaggtgtagcacaccatcaaggcagccgcaacctcagcggatacgcagaaacatgggtacgcgaattcatttatttattctaacgctcaattctgcatgatttctaatcatcttgctgtttttctcgtagtcggcgtcacatggtggccagccttgctccatcttcaaggcatttgctatggcccacaagggcaaggcgacgtccgacgtcgactacaacccggaggacgggcccgaggcgtacagcaatgcgaccgtccacaaccgccttagtgagtacacatcgatggcaagggaggtccatgggccagagtacgatccgagcaccgaggaccttgatggagaag
Coding sequences:
- the LOC133919667 gene encoding fatty acid desaturase DES2, with protein sequence MGAGGRMTEKEREKQELLGRAGGGAVVQRSPVDKPPFTLGQIKKAIPPHCFHRSVIKSFSYVVHDLIIVAGLLYFALVGIPALPSVLHFAAWPLYWVAQGCVCTGVWVIAHECGHHAFSDYSLLDDIVGLVLHSSLLVPYFSWKYSHRRHHSNTGSLERDEVFVPKKKEALPWYTPYVYNNPIGRLVHIVVQLTLGWPLYLAMNASGRPYPRFACHYDPYGPIYNDRERAQIFISDAGVMAVSFALYKIAAAFGFWWVLRVYAVPLLIVNAWLVLITYLQHTHPALPHYDSSEWDWLRGALATMDRDYGILNRVFHNITDTHVAHHLFSTMPHYHAMEATKAIKPILGEYYQFDPTPVAKATWREAKECIYVEPEDRKGVFWYNNKF